From Coxiella burnetii, a single genomic window includes:
- the cpeD gene encoding Dot/Icm T4SS effector CpeD, producing MSDVNDYWYAKNEKGQIRPEFKNCTVEWKEDFVPPGRFNHCRLEKVTFKNIAVSEEDDFFKGAELTDCSPSGATFANPSNFGVVKAKDLKSDLGKWFNEDDESEPWFEREVNKERKLYENNRKIHRFEEENKRLKSENQQLKDELKLLKARNSEKEAGASFGESSKKRSLLNEGLEEERTSEDFGPSTSSASTRLNLSIFSSPKRETDSETETEEESTKTKNQIKLT from the coding sequence TTGAGCGATGTAAATGACTATTGGTATGCTAAAAATGAAAAAGGTCAAATTAGACCTGAATTTAAAAATTGCACGGTAGAATGGAAGGAAGATTTTGTCCCACCGGGCCGGTTTAATCATTGCCGGTTAGAAAAAGTTACATTTAAAAATATAGCTGTTTCAGAAGAGGATGATTTTTTTAAAGGGGCGGAATTGACTGACTGCTCTCCCAGTGGAGCGACATTTGCTAATCCTTCGAATTTCGGGGTGGTAAAAGCCAAGGACTTAAAGAGTGATTTAGGGAAATGGTTTAATGAAGACGATGAGAGTGAGCCTTGGTTCGAACGAGAAGTAAACAAGGAGCGAAAATTATACGAAAATAATAGAAAAATTCATAGATTCGAGGAAGAAAATAAGCGCTTAAAAAGCGAGAATCAACAGCTTAAAGACGAACTTAAACTCCTCAAAGCTAGGAATTCCGAAAAAGAAGCTGGCGCTTCTTTTGGAGAAAGTTCGAAAAAGCGGAGTCTCCTCAATGAAGGCCTTGAAGAGGAACGAACAAGTGAGGATTTTGGTCCATCTACCTCTTCTGCCTCAACTCGCTTAAACCTTTCCATTTTCTCGTCACCTAAAAGAGAAACAGATTCCGAAACGGAAACTGAAGAGGAATCAACTAAAACTAAAAATCAAATAAAATTAACTTAA
- the cpeE gene encoding Dot/Icm T4SS effector CpeE, giving the protein MRLEQPRNSLKRSTLDLIERVNRDEYPSLPQDSKCKDALVSAFRKTANFKKYNRPDVNSREQLISPSLTEEDLLGRIRQRYKEKIFAGGQEKFADQSFIAEQIASTYEDFKDNPTLPAYCGEMTYLLYYHLREEGIKPENMLVVGFSANAEDHVLLMYSSDEGFLEQIKNDYFEQEEEGEEAESYKNFIELCARRDKNQTLLLLDPWSQDNKILDLNQLDRDESTNEVIEDYFKNKREALEEGFQPHAIIDGVLEESRVSKATGSVINMETLSFQVDAFKPEELMEIDEENTSDSSEEGTSKNRFRDTLFSNVPDSSSDSENEQEREKKELAGKTPSFRLC; this is encoded by the coding sequence ATGAGATTAGAACAACCAAGAAATTCACTCAAAAGAAGCACTTTAGATTTAATAGAACGTGTTAATCGAGACGAATACCCTAGCTTACCACAAGATTCAAAATGTAAAGACGCTTTGGTATCGGCGTTTCGTAAAACAGCTAATTTTAAAAAATACAATCGACCCGATGTCAACTCTAGAGAGCAGCTTATTTCGCCCTCGCTGACGGAAGAGGATCTTTTAGGTCGAATTAGACAGAGATACAAAGAAAAAATTTTTGCTGGGGGCCAAGAAAAGTTTGCAGACCAGTCCTTTATTGCCGAGCAGATTGCCAGCACCTATGAAGATTTTAAAGATAATCCAACTTTACCAGCCTACTGTGGTGAAATGACTTATCTCCTTTATTATCACCTTCGAGAGGAAGGTATTAAACCGGAAAATATGTTGGTGGTTGGCTTTAGTGCAAACGCGGAGGACCATGTGTTGCTAATGTATTCTTCTGACGAAGGATTTTTGGAGCAGATTAAAAATGATTATTTTGAACAGGAAGAGGAAGGTGAAGAAGCAGAGTCCTATAAGAATTTTATCGAACTTTGTGCACGAAGGGATAAAAACCAAACTCTCCTCCTTCTCGACCCTTGGAGCCAGGACAATAAAATTCTGGATTTAAATCAGCTAGATCGAGATGAATCCACTAATGAGGTAATAGAGGATTATTTCAAAAATAAAAGAGAAGCGCTAGAAGAAGGTTTTCAACCTCACGCTATTATTGATGGTGTCCTTGAAGAATCAAGGGTTAGTAAAGCGACGGGCAGTGTTATTAACATGGAAACTTTATCGTTTCAAGTAGATGCTTTTAAGCCAGAGGAGCTGATGGAAATTGATGAAGAAAATACTTCGGACAGCAGCGAAGAAGGGACGTCTAAAAACCGATTTAGAGATACTCTTTTTTCTAACGTACCTGATTCTAGCTCGGACTCAGAAAATGAACAAGAAAGAGAAAAAAAAGAATTAGCTGGAAAAACTCCTTCTTTCAGACTTTGCTAA
- a CDS encoding CBUA0020 family Dot/Icm T4SS effector → MNDDEKKKLLEAYQNAVLIEPPKELPPIFVTPQTSDEPLQNLAITLSAFPIENRGGVQVFEVPKIADDCRSYVGRGYDAYEDTAAKGPQGPAWKPDSTWVKLESIEDFACRKGFEKVYVYEGHHYARQWGDGTILEKLGSTHWGATPVVRLIDPHALIVKKYYGEVKEIWIRPYLHGSVPIPYLRAQSSYRRGPFGNYHLFKSVYKKEIVIQKMTKDDWEPHYQWAKKEQQRQQQATAQFFKPQEEKQQESKKFINSFLVRLCEVLRIFISDENREPRKIDPS, encoded by the coding sequence ATGAATGATGATGAGAAAAAAAAGCTTCTTGAAGCTTACCAAAATGCAGTATTGATTGAGCCACCAAAAGAATTACCCCCCATTTTTGTAACACCACAGACTTCTGATGAACCTCTTCAAAATCTTGCTATTACGTTATCAGCTTTTCCAATTGAAAATAGAGGAGGGGTGCAAGTATTTGAAGTTCCAAAGATAGCAGACGATTGTCGAAGTTATGTGGGCAGGGGCTATGACGCTTATGAAGATACTGCCGCAAAAGGACCGCAAGGACCCGCATGGAAGCCAGATTCAACTTGGGTTAAGCTGGAAAGCATCGAGGATTTTGCTTGCCGCAAAGGATTTGAAAAAGTTTACGTCTATGAAGGGCACCATTATGCGCGCCAATGGGGAGACGGCACCATTTTGGAAAAGCTAGGCTCAACACATTGGGGTGCGACTCCTGTTGTACGGTTGATAGATCCTCATGCTCTTATCGTAAAAAAATACTATGGTGAAGTTAAAGAAATATGGATTCGCCCCTATTTACACGGGTCTGTGCCCATTCCCTATCTTCGCGCTCAGAGTTCTTATCGAAGGGGACCATTTGGAAATTATCATTTGTTCAAGAGTGTATATAAAAAAGAAATCGTAATTCAGAAGATGACAAAAGATGATTGGGAGCCTCATTATCAATGGGCTAAAAAAGAACAACAACGACAACAACAAGCAACGGCTCAATTTTTTAAGCCACAAGAAGAAAAGCAGCAAGAATCAAAAAAATTTATTAATTCATTTTTGGTAAGATTATGTGAAGTATTACGCATATTTATCTCCGATGAAAATAGAGAACCACGAAAAATCGATCCAAGTTAA
- the cpeF gene encoding Dot/Icm T4SS effector CpeF, which translates to MKDYVKEIDFQSIKNSNCAIEETLQEWLRGANSVEKAHIFIVSPENQSFPICSNQVSSANLFKLKIHDIKSVIINQFKVFGLKSEPVINYILTYGGIDGYSSVGEACLFKFDSLMGVEIQPRNHKKTYVIHSENTVNYIEAFNLISLKERRVIGHFSAVSEIKLSENGEIIHVCKEANLKMFKVKSKSQVLVETIRKNLFEFLKSFYQRICSLFNEQKNLRNRNTKMRGPGIG; encoded by the coding sequence ATGAAAGATTATGTTAAAGAAATTGATTTTCAATCTATAAAAAATAGCAATTGTGCTATTGAGGAAACTCTGCAAGAATGGTTAAGAGGAGCCAATAGTGTTGAAAAAGCACATATTTTTATAGTTTCCCCGGAAAACCAATCCTTCCCTATTTGTTCAAATCAAGTATCCTCCGCTAACCTCTTTAAATTAAAAATTCACGATATTAAAAGTGTAATAATCAATCAATTTAAAGTTTTCGGGTTGAAGTCAGAGCCGGTTATAAATTATATTTTGACTTACGGAGGAATTGATGGGTATTCCTCGGTTGGAGAAGCCTGCCTCTTTAAATTCGATTCCCTTATGGGAGTCGAAATACAACCTCGCAACCATAAAAAGACGTACGTTATCCATTCTGAAAATACCGTTAACTACATTGAAGCATTCAATTTAATATCTCTTAAAGAGAGAAGGGTGATAGGTCATTTTAGTGCTGTTTCTGAAATTAAGTTATCTGAAAATGGAGAAATTATTCACGTTTGTAAAGAGGCCAACCTGAAGATGTTCAAAGTGAAAAGTAAATCGCAAGTGCTTGTCGAGACAATCAGAAAAAATTTGTTTGAATTTCTAAAGTCCTTTTATCAAAGGATATGTTCATTATTTAATGAGCAAAAAAATTTAAGAAACCGAAATACCAAAATGAGGGGGCCTGGTATCGGATAG
- a CDS encoding DUF807 family protein, which yields MLAAHLIFSGQIPIGPIDPDSYFGNPGAIMDPEIEKIATGKYTITLLSARNVQNTQPAVVHISVMDDANETFCPRVTKALKFTYEPQNSDFPWKGMLEIAITEGDGTAIDPKQVMVSIHAQNESVGADVTVGPTRAKAKVKVDVPHP from the coding sequence ATGTTAGCAGCGCATTTAATCTTCTCTGGCCAAATCCCCATTGGCCCTATCGATCCCGACAGTTACTTTGGTAATCCCGGCGCCATTATGGATCCTGAAATCGAGAAAATAGCCACCGGTAAATACACGATTACGCTTTTAAGCGCTCGAAACGTTCAAAACACGCAACCGGCTGTTGTGCATATTAGTGTGATGGATGATGCAAATGAGACATTTTGCCCGCGGGTGACCAAAGCCTTGAAGTTTACGTATGAACCGCAGAATTCCGACTTCCCTTGGAAAGGAATGCTAGAAATTGCTATCACTGAGGGTGACGGCACTGCCATCGATCCTAAACAAGTGATGGTCTCCATCCACGCTCAGAATGAGTCTGTGGGAGCCGATGTTACCGTCGGACCTACAAGAGCAAAAGCGAAAGTGAAAGTAGATGTGCCCCACCCTTAG
- the cpeG gene encoding Dot/Icm T4SS effector CpeG yields MNKPNDGVKFFMTDEEAALAILKKTNFFAQVVKNQKIGASTVDSLQWLRVECEKKCENLVNENRLSEKTKEGHTVYKELQRGKNFK; encoded by the coding sequence TTGAATAAGCCAAATGATGGGGTGAAATTCTTTATGACTGACGAAGAAGCAGCATTAGCTATTTTGAAAAAAACAAACTTCTTTGCCCAGGTGGTAAAAAACCAAAAAATTGGCGCATCGACCGTCGATTCCCTACAATGGCTGAGAGTCGAGTGTGAAAAAAAATGTGAAAATTTAGTAAACGAAAATCGGCTTTCTGAGAAGACTAAAGAAGGACATACGGTATACAAAGAGCTACAAAGAGGAAAGAATTTCAAATAG
- a CDS encoding helix-turn-helix domain-containing protein — MMKDKKKKSKTRFKPLSPIEAVHESAKGLYDAGVIDATTMHEFDALCLTPVRELSPREIKRIRIHEKVSQAVFAKYLNTSVSTVKQWELGEKHPRGTSLKLLNLVDRKGLQAIA; from the coding sequence GTGATGAAAGATAAAAAAAAGAAAAGTAAAACTCGTTTTAAACCTTTATCGCCCATTGAGGCCGTTCATGAATCTGCAAAAGGATTATATGATGCCGGTGTTATTGACGCGACAACAATGCATGAATTTGATGCATTGTGTTTGACTCCAGTCCGTGAATTATCGCCTCGTGAAATTAAGCGCATTCGAATTCATGAAAAAGTGAGCCAGGCCGTTTTTGCAAAATATTTGAATACCAGTGTTTCTACGGTAAAGCAATGGGAGTTGGGTGAGAAACACCCTCGAGGCACTTCATTAAAATTACTGAACCTCGTTGATAGAAAAGGCCTTCAAGCCATCGCTTAG
- a CDS encoding type II toxin-antitoxin system RelE/ParE family toxin translates to MRIFKTRYFHRWAKSENLSDSQLKTAISELMKGLHDGDLGSYIYKKRIPILGKGKRGGLRTIIAYRAEDKAFFVYGYAKNVQANITPKEKEAYKKLSKTYFDMKELELQSLLKIGELIEVL, encoded by the coding sequence ATGAGGATATTTAAAACACGCTATTTCCATCGATGGGCAAAATCAGAAAATCTGTCCGATAGCCAACTGAAAACGGCCATTAGTGAACTGATGAAGGGATTACACGATGGAGATTTAGGTTCCTATATCTATAAAAAACGGATTCCTATACTAGGTAAAGGAAAACGAGGTGGGCTTCGAACAATAATTGCTTACCGAGCAGAAGATAAAGCTTTTTTTGTATATGGTTATGCGAAAAATGTTCAAGCCAATATAACTCCAAAAGAAAAGGAGGCGTACAAAAAGTTGTCAAAAACTTATTTTGATATGAAAGAATTAGAGCTTCAATCATTATTAAAAATAGGCGAACTGATAGAGGTGCTGTGA
- a CDS encoding AAA family ATPase, protein MTQLLIETKKPLASELTRLPYQEEPSMTKKAVNYGISVIASREATFTYQSVVEKSLSYGNANVSFKAVQIDLRERVKSGELMTRQSPSGDVLLATKETVALEQTIIDQIKSGKNTVTPFLLKDEIQQKLDASSLTEGQKAARTLLTTTQDRFVMVQSYAGTGKSTMLQTLQDALSQSNIINKESIIALAPTHKAVKELQSKGIEAQTVKSFLVGEAHLSLNNYRHLDNKLILLDESSMVGNRDFQQLQSIVEKAKNCHCAYIGDKAQLLSVEDGKPAEIAYLSREADIATATMSEVLRQKDPELKKITQELMMSTPESVDRALTQLKQNGWVIEESSVDRKGPISDSVQKIAEHYCALSLEERTNTVIAAATNENRQTINEAIRVIRQGKGELQGEFVTTTLLMDSRLTDAELHHSPNYTVGDVVRLNNQYLTVSKTNHDKNTLILEDGDKQNKVLNLDLMPKRETVELFHRETTHIQSGDILKWTKSDKERGLVAHESLRVTHVNKAEHTITALSEKSEHLSIDLNQPQNQHIDYNYASTVAGCNGAVHLNFAG, encoded by the coding sequence TTGACACAACTTTTAATAGAAACCAAAAAACCGCTCGCCAGTGAATTAACTCGTCTTCCTTATCAAGAAGAACCTTCAATGACAAAAAAAGCAGTCAATTATGGAATATCCGTGATTGCCTCACGTGAAGCAACATTTACCTATCAATCCGTCGTTGAAAAATCATTAAGCTATGGTAATGCTAATGTGAGTTTTAAGGCGGTGCAAATTGATTTAAGAGAGCGCGTGAAGTCAGGCGAGTTGATGACACGACAATCGCCGAGCGGTGATGTGTTGCTTGCCACGAAAGAAACGGTTGCATTAGAGCAAACGATTATCGACCAAATCAAATCAGGAAAAAACACGGTAACACCTTTTCTTCTGAAAGATGAAATCCAACAAAAACTTGATGCGTCTTCACTGACAGAAGGGCAAAAAGCCGCGCGTACTTTATTGACAACAACACAAGATCGTTTTGTGATGGTGCAAAGCTATGCGGGAACGGGTAAAAGTACCATGCTACAAACGCTGCAAGATGCGTTGAGTCAATCCAACATTATTAATAAAGAATCGATCATTGCGCTTGCCCCAACTCACAAAGCAGTCAAAGAACTTCAATCCAAAGGGATTGAAGCGCAAACGGTAAAAAGTTTTTTGGTAGGTGAGGCGCATTTGAGCCTGAATAATTATCGGCATCTCGATAATAAGCTCATCTTGCTCGATGAATCCTCAATGGTGGGTAATCGTGATTTTCAGCAATTGCAGTCCATCGTTGAAAAAGCGAAAAATTGTCATTGTGCGTATATTGGCGATAAAGCACAGCTTTTATCGGTAGAAGACGGTAAACCAGCCGAGATAGCGTATCTCTCTCGTGAGGCGGATATCGCGACGGCGACGATGAGTGAAGTGCTGCGCCAAAAAGATCCCGAGCTAAAAAAGATTACGCAGGAATTGATGATGAGCACACCAGAATCGGTTGATCGTGCATTAACACAGTTAAAGCAAAATGGTTGGGTTATAGAAGAATCTTCGGTGGATAGAAAGGGACCTATTTCTGATTCAGTACAAAAAATAGCAGAGCATTATTGTGCTTTGTCATTAGAAGAACGTACCAATACCGTGATCGCTGCGGCGACGAATGAAAATCGACAGACGATTAATGAAGCGATTCGTGTGATACGCCAAGGCAAAGGTGAGCTACAAGGCGAATTTGTCACCACTACTCTATTAATGGATTCACGATTGACTGATGCTGAGCTGCACCATTCTCCAAACTACACAGTAGGTGATGTCGTTAGATTAAATAATCAGTATCTCACCGTCAGCAAAACAAACCACGATAAAAATACGCTGATCTTAGAAGACGGTGACAAACAAAATAAGGTGCTAAACCTTGATCTTATGCCAAAGCGTGAAACAGTTGAATTGTTTCATCGAGAGACTACTCACATTCAATCCGGCGATATTTTGAAATGGACAAAAAGTGACAAAGAAAGGGGGCTGGTTGCTCATGAAAGCCTGCGAGTCACTCACGTTAATAAAGCGGAACACACTATTACAGCCCTATCAGAAAAGAGTGAGCACTTATCCATTGATCTTAACCAACCTCAGAATCAACACATCGATTATAATTATGCTTCCACAGTAGCAGGGTGCAACGGCGCAGTCCATCTTAATTTTGCTGGATAG
- a CDS encoding VUT family protein → MSIFGFHIAMSGLLFPFSFILLIVITETYGYRETGRAILIILLSQNILLILLSITARLPSPPNIPLSHEYYSLFSGVWRILISGNIAIPIAFFFNSLLNLKLKVYLKGTKWVVRFLLTNALSKGLLVFISYPINFFGVLPIKTVLHICLDTWLFKIVFCILTVWLIRLISEISSKVDSTDIYDINTNYSLLQLYSPKNSGMNLYGR, encoded by the coding sequence GTGTCAATTTTTGGATTTCACATAGCAATGAGCGGCCTGTTATTTCCATTTTCTTTTATATTACTCATCGTTATAACTGAGACTTATGGCTATCGTGAAACTGGAAGAGCGATTTTAATCATTCTTTTATCACAAAATATATTGTTAATTTTATTATCAATAACCGCACGCCTCCCTTCTCCACCAAATATCCCTCTCTCACATGAATATTATTCTCTATTTTCCGGAGTGTGGAGAATATTAATCAGTGGTAATATTGCAATCCCTATAGCGTTTTTCTTTAATTCATTATTAAATTTAAAACTTAAAGTATACTTAAAGGGAACTAAATGGGTAGTTCGTTTTTTATTAACAAATGCACTTTCAAAAGGCTTGCTGGTTTTTATATCATACCCTATAAATTTTTTCGGGGTACTACCAATTAAAACTGTTTTACATATTTGTCTAGACACCTGGCTATTTAAAATCGTCTTCTGTATTTTGACTGTATGGTTGATTCGACTCATCTCCGAAATAAGTTCGAAAGTTGATTCAACGGATATTTATGACATAAATACTAATTATAGTCTACTACAACTATATTCACCAAAAAATAGTGGGATGAATTTGTATGGAAGATAA